CTCAAGATCTATAGTTACTACATTCAACCAGTTACTAACATGAAAATGTGGCCACAGTCAACCAACCCTTCTGTTATGCCACCTGTTATAAGAACACTACCAGGAAGGCCCATAAAGTGTAGGAGAAAGGAGCAGAATGAAAACAAAACAGAAAAATTGTCCAAGAGAGGTGTTGAGATGACCTACAGTTTTTGTCATGCAAAGGGTTATAATAAGAGGGGTTGTCATTTGAATAATCAAGCTAATGCAGACAGAGAAAGAGGAAAGGGGAGAGGAAGAGAGACTAGTTCAACAAGGTCAAGTGTTGGTTCTTCTACAACATCAATTGAATCACAATCAAGCACAAAGAGAGGAAGAGGTTGACCAAGAGGTTCTACAAAACAGTTAATGTTTATACTAATTCATTTAGttgttattttacattttaatcagtctaatatttttgttaatcaaCTTATGTTATAGGCTAGTGCTACTGGAAGGGGAAGAGGAACTGCAACTGGTAATGGAACATGTATTGGTGTTGCTGCTGATGGTTTTGGTGCCATTAGAAACGGAAGAGGAACTGGAACTGATTTAGCTAGAAGGGGAAGAGGAACTGGAACTGATTTAGCTGGAAGGGCAAGAGGAACTGGTGTAGCTGCTACTGCTACTAATGTTCCTGGTGCTACTGGAAGAGGGAAGAGGCCAAGAATGGTTGGAAAAAGGATACTACATACACAGAGTGGTTTTACAATCCACAATGTAAGTTGTCTTAATTATTTACacacttttcaattttaactTATCAAGCATCTAAGACAACATGTTTTTGTGAATCTAGCTTGGAATGCCTATGACACTACATcaaaagtgtgaattacataGGTATTTTCTtagggattagtatgaaaatccgcaggaaacttatttttctgcaaattttcatactaatcccagGAAAATCTCCATGTAATTCaccattttcttgtagtgtgaACTTTTCAATAGTGACTGGAAATCTTGGGAATCATAAACCAAGATTAGGCTTAAAATGGAGAGAAAAGGTTGTTGTAACTCAACAAGGTCTTCAAGAgatgaaagaaaacaaaagaatgagAACTAGGTCCAATGTTGCTGAAGTTTGATATGGAGACTGctttagtttgatattttagCTGTTTTTGGAACAATTATGTAGTTTGActgctttaatttgatattttagctATTTTTGGAACAATTATGCAGTTGTGACTGCATTAGTTTGATCTGTTTGTTTTTTAAACAATTATGTTGCAGCTGTGATTGCATTAGTTTGATCTATGTTTGTTTTTGAAACAATTATACAGCTGTGATTGCATTAATTTGATCTATGTTTGTTTTTGTAACAATTATATAGTTGTGCCTGCATTCGTATGATATTTTAGCTGTCTCTTTTTGAAACAATTATGCAGCCAGTTTTGCATTTCTTTTATGTGTACAATTATGCAGTTGTGACTGCAATTTAGTGAATGCAGTTGTAAATaaaacacaaacaagcaaatTACATTAAGAGACTAAGAAGAACACAAAGTTCATTACAAAAGAGTCTTGCACCTGACATAAACAGTGCTACACTACACCAACACTGATCTCACTACATCAAGAGCTTAAGGTAACTTCATTGAATCTTTCTTCATATATATCACCCAGAACAAATAACTTATAGCTATAACCACAACATAACAACAAGCTACAACAAAAAAGAGCGCATTCTGCCATGTTCTTCTCCATTTATTTTGCATTCCTTTCATCTTCTCAACCTCTTCTTGcaacattttcaatttcatacCTAAGCAATTATCATCTTGTTTGAAATCTCCAGGCTTGTCAACTTCTTCAgtaacctcaaccaattcaaaTGCAGTGGCTGATATTTGAGAGGATTCTACTATATTCTCAAGCTCACCCAATTTCTATATTAGTTTAGGAATCACAAATTTTGACCTCgaatcaatattttctttatccTTCCAACATCAAAAGTGGCAAGATCTAGGACCTTTCAATAATGCAAAAGGATGAGGGAATTAGTGGTTAATCAAAATTCTTAATCGGCtagaaaaatgaaacaaaaatgatctttacCCCATAATAAGGACATAATCAATATCATCTTCCGAGGTTATTTGAAGTCCAAGATGTTTTCAAACGCACCACAAGTCCAtcattacaataatttttttttcttcgtaGTATAATCATCTTCTTCCATACAAAGGTTTGTCAAGTTAATTGATCGTATTGTGTGCACAATTTTGTTCAAGAAGAAACgagaatctgaaaaaaaaaacagataataAGGAAAAGGGAggaaacaaaaatcaaaataatagatgaagaagaataagTTTGAATAACAATTATTCCTTCAAAGATTCAACTTTTAGGTTTGAAGAGCTAAGATTTGAGAaagatcaagaaaaataataataaattaggTCACCATTTTTTGGATGATTGGGTTGGTGAGGGAGAAGAGGAAATTAGGGTTCTTTAAAAGTGAAGGTGGATCTTCAAATACATAATGGGTCAGATATTACCATTGGAGGGgcaaatttgatttaaaaaaatgttaaaagatgAATAACGCGCCGTTCTAAGCTGTATCAACACGCGCACAAGGCTGGTGTTCGAAGGGTTGAAAATAATTCACATCAAATATGTTAAGGAGGGCATATAAACACCCgtgtagtttaagtactaaagtaagttctCACGccaagttcaaatttttttttatgaattttctctaatttaaaGGGAAAATGTTTCGCTGAGTCTCCCACATTGGTTAAGGGAGGAAGGATTTGATCTCTTTATATGATTTGAATAATATTGAGCTATTTTTTGAAGTTAAGCTAGACTTAATATTCATTTCTTTATTGTGTTCAAAATTGTCCATAGAATTTGTGAAAATGATTAATTTTACCATTTGCTAATAGTTTGGTTAAAAAATGCCCTCATCATTATCAAATAGGCATACATACGTCCTTGTTTTCTAACTCAGCTAATAGagttattaataaaatattaaaataatataatgacaaagatttataatattttctctGTGtgatttgcaaaataattactTTTGCCCTCCGTTTATTAATTTAGACTAATAttatcctctctttttttttactaatggCGCCATTATGGACATTAATTTGTGCTTCTTAAAACCATAACACACCACTTGACAATTAAACTCACTCATATTTCGATAATTATTTTATGAACAATCCTTTACGGAattagatttttcttttaaacttGCATACTAAAAAATAACTACTATCTATAGACCTAATTGGTCTTAAGTAAATCACACAACATGAACATTTCATAAGTAATTAATACCTAAATATTTAGTCTAtcctataattaattaattaattatgacaTGATTAATTATTGCACCTCCTTTGAAATAGTACACACAAAAAAGGACACATTTTTGTTAGATTACATGTGGAATGTAAGGTGACAAATTGGTTAACATGCTTCAAGATAAGGGTTACCACCAACCTCCTAATAAttgaataaaagaaatcaattcCTTTTAGTGCGACATGATAATAAAAGAGGAAAacttaattcattttgttttacatgatttttttttctttcttttttcaattctaaaaaaatgatatctttatatatttaagattttttttcgtattatttttaaagttttatctTTAATATCTTATCGATCTTGAAGTAAATGAATTAGAAAGAAGTAAAGAAATGAGATAATTCTTGCTTAAACTATATTATAAACAAATTTTCAATTCCTCATAACATCCTTAATAGTCACGGAAAACATCACgacataattaattaagattacAAATTCCAACGATAACTTGAATTCTGATgtacatatatttaaaaaaattgtatctttaaattaaattttatactCAATCATACATcgacatataaaataataaagctaAACTTAGATTGCTTTAACACTTTCAATAGTTGAATGGATAGTATTTTAGCAGGGTTAATTCTCTGCGGTCTTTCAACTAAGAATTATTTTCTCATAAAGTtacatttttctattttaattttattcaaaaattaataataatacacTCAAATAATAATCATTAGTTGAGTGACTATCTGCGGAAAAGTTTGAGAGTATCCGATCAAATGATAAAGAATAGACAAAGAGCAAAATCTTTTACATATAAAGTGCAAATTAATTGTCATGTTTCATCCACACAATTGGCAAGTTTATCTTTATGACTAGTTTGCGTCAACCTTGTCATGAAAATCTATGAGAATAGTACTACACAAACACAACTTtattatgatttcttaataacGTTATAATAAATAGGTTATCTTAATTTTTGTCAATGCCATCTCATCAAGTACCTAATAATGTTTGTTAAAATCATGATGAAATTGGTGATAAACTTCTTAAATCTATAACTTAGATATAATCATAATGTTTTTATGCAACTTGTCTTGTTGCTACTCGATGGACTACTTAGAGATAATTAATTTAAAGCTTAATTAAAAATTAGCCCATGATTTGGTCCTTTAatgtataactaattaattcgttgcttaaaataattaattgactcGAACTTATATATATTCAACAAATGTCCAAGTGGAATTCTTCCTTAGTTCCTTATTTGGTAATGAATGTCCTTTACACTaaggtaaaaaataaatgtgGAGCAACGATGTCATGACGCATTAGCTAGATATtgatcagttttttttttttttttaatgatcgTGTGATATCGATGAGACACTattgatgataaaaaaaaaatggaaggaaGATCTTCTCGAAGATGATCATTCTCTATCCTGACACGAGCAAAACATTAAAaagttgaatatatatatacatgcataACAATATATTCAGGAATACATGATTATCCAATTTGATGGACTGtctgcaaaaaaataaaagagtttaaaatgattGTATGACAAGACACCATtgatgaaaaagaatgaaataaaaatatacccAAAGGTGatcactaaaataaaaaataaatgaatatatatagtGTACTAACTATATATTcacataatatataatttaatttgatggaTTGTCCATGGAAAGAAAATTAGAGTTTATAATCTATGATTCTTCatgatctttatttttaattcccATGTCCCTAGAAGGGTTAAACTTATTGATTTAAGTTTTAGCTTCTAATTAAGTTTTATATTACTTTCTTAtgtcattttttcattttatattaatttaatttgttgtacttgaggtgaaggtcttCTGAAAATAACCTCTCTGCTTCCACGAGATAAGAATAAAGTTTGTGTACACTCTAATCTCTTTAGACTTCTATAGATATGTGGCAGTTTCACTATATATGCAtgttgttgtaatttttttaaagataatagAGTTTCAAACCCCCTTTTTTTCTAAATGAGCTCAGAAgtagtttaattttgatttttcactAGAGTATAAGATTGTATATTCAAATGAAATAACTAGAGCTAAGTAGTCCCAACACAATTAATTAAGGAGTCACTCCTTTTCCTCAACTCCATCTTTAATGCCTCAAATAGGATAATCTCAATTTTCACAGTATTAATTTACTGCATAAAGCAAAAGTCATTTGACCATAAGTCCATGACTTCAAATTTAgtaatttgaaattaagttaatttgaagttagataTGCAATTTAGTTttcttaaattgtatttttcttaCCATATGAAAACCTCATAATTTGTAAatcttatcaaaaaaattcaaactctTATACTATCTTACCAAATGAACGAATCATAGTTCATAAACAAGCTAAGCATCAGAATATCCTAAGATGCCGAATTAATAGATCACAATAGATCTACatgtttcttttataaataaatatttgcgattatatatattattaaaaactttcaatacacataattttacaaATGTACGTACACTGGtccaataaatcaataatagtACTAATAACTATCTATTCTTTAATAAATTCCTCACacataatacaaaataatattttcacgTCAAGCATAAGCTgcttctttttccttcttttttgcaaaatttaaaattttgagccTTTTTACAATGTAAAATAAACAACTTTCCGACTTGCTTATATAAGAAAGTTTTTTTGCTCATTTATGCTCTACCTTTAAAAAAGATCATAATTAAGGCatagaaagaaattaaatttatacCTTTCAAGAAATGAAAAAGTAGGATGATTATTCTTTTAtcatataaaagtaataaattgaaGTCATGTACTATTTTATTCCTTTGGATGGAagggaagaaaagaaagaaaaaaaaaaggaagccAAGTGGGGTGATGTGGTGAAGAATGACATATATGGAagcaattatatatatacacaaagcttattaggtttaagatttaaaGACAAGAGAACCCACAAATCCACGCGTGACCATGTGTGTTTTGATTCTTTGCTTAGTTGTACTCCCACTTATTCAACTCttaagaataatttttaaaaatatgtctcaagataagaaagaaagaaagagagagtgTATAGTAGTATTTGATTGAAATACTTACTAGTTAGGAACTTTATAGGTTTGTCGACCGATCTGCAATAATCACGACTTATAACATCAGTTCTAGTTTGGAGATTTATAGGTTTGTCGAGCGATCTGCAATAATCATGACTTATGTCGTCAGTGCTCTTTTGATAGCTAACCCTAATCATCAGGGATGGAGTTGGTGTGTTGATTATGAGTTCGATCGAATTCAGTAACTTTAGTTTAAACTCTGAATATGTAGTGAGAAATTCattgtatatatacaaattataaatttaaaagtcaataacttaaaagaattaaaactcATAAACGTCTATTAGTGAGAAAAAAACTCTCTTTTTTAATGCACATAATGATATACTTATATGTTAAGGATTAAGTATTAGAAGAAAGACAAGCTAATTGATTGATTAGTATATATCCTTTATGGATGGACTTGATCGACCAAATTATAGCTATTTTCAatagaggattttttttttttaaaaggtaacacaaaaagagaagaaggatATATATAAGGAGTAGTATTTAATTGGTCATCACTTGTTGACGTTTAAACTTTAAACGATGTCTTTAGAagctataataataataattatataaggCAAGAAGGTTCATGTTGTTAATGTAAATTTCATAGctaatcaataaaaatatcatgCTAATTCCATTCTGCTATAGATTATAAGAAAATTGTTTTATAGAAACGGTTAATTAGAAATTGTTCATAAATTCTGTAgctaattttatattttgttgtacTGATTAGACACTTAACCAATTGGTCCaagaaaaacaatatttttatttttctaaaatctaTCAATTTATATATGCAACTTCATGTGATAATAATTCAACTCAAGTCATCTACAACTACTTAAAGTTGTCCTCATATTTCATTTGAACACTTCAATTAAggcttgtacctattgaacacctcaaGTGGCTGTAGATGCAACTTTTAGAGGACTACATACCATTCTTGAGACGACCACATATATTATTGAAAcattaatgattattttttaaattccaGGATAACCTGCGCCGCTACAACCTCTGCCACAACTTCTGCCATATCATTAATGAACTTTATTGCTAAATGAAAATGTCAAGGATTTATAATATTTCATATCGAATATATAAAGGGAAAAGAGAAGATCTTAAGTTtactttttctaattattttaattgaatcaTGATCTTCAATTAGTGATTAACTTAAGGGATGTAGAAGATATGTACTAATGATAGTTTAGTtgttagtatttattattagtTATAATAATTGTCTTTGAGAATTACAAAAAATAGAAGGTGGAAAAGGTCATAAAGTTTAATTAAAACCTCCAGCTCTCAATTAATCTATATGCAAGTGGaagaaaatatgatattagCTACTTTGGTATCATTGTGTATGTCTTTAactcttaatatatatatatatatatattataaactCTGCATTAGCTTATGtacacaaaaatttcattctCACGTAAGCATGAGACCACTGccaaagaaggaagaaaaaaacGTTGTGTGCTATATTGATCCCTAGCAACTTGGCTTCAAGTCGTGTAAGGTCAATTTAAGGGAAACACACTTTctaacaatatattttttcaaacttGGGGCACTAACTTGCTTTAGGAGCTttgattaagaataaaagaGACATTCATTACAATCACTGAGAagaattatttatcaaaaagtactattttttAGTATTGTAttgattcatatttatttagagtaaaaatatttagtacAATTTTTATTCAATAAGTATATGTACAGTCAAACCTTTCTATGATGATATCGTTT
This genomic stretch from Solanum stenotomum isolate F172 chromosome 10, ASM1918654v1, whole genome shotgun sequence harbors:
- the LOC125843101 gene encoding LOW QUALITY PROTEIN: uncharacterized protein LOC125843101 (The sequence of the model RefSeq protein was modified relative to this genomic sequence to represent the inferred CDS: substituted 2 bases at 2 genomic stop codons), whose protein sequence is MQTEKEERGEEERLVQQGQVLVLLQHQLNHNQAQREEEVDQEVLQNSXCLYXFIYATGRGRGTATGNGTCIGVAADGFGAIRNGRGTGTDLARRGRGTGTDLAGRARGTGVAATATNVPGATGRGKRPRMVGKRILHTQSGFTIHNLGMPMTLHQKCELHSVNFSIVTGNLGNHKPRLGLKWREKVVVTQQGLQEMKENKRMRTRSNVAEPVLHFFYVYNYAVVTAI